One stretch of Variovorax sp. TBS-050B DNA includes these proteins:
- a CDS encoding glutamate synthase-related protein: MTTAAEIEHLQQHGLYSAADEHDACGVGFVAHIKGEKSHAIVLQGLKILENLDHRGAVGADKLMGDGAGILIQLPDRLYREEMAKQGVTLPPPGEYGVGMIFLPKEHASRQACEQEMERAIKAEGQVLLGWRDVPVNRDMPMSPTVREKEPLLRQVFIGRGNDVIVQDALERKLYVIRKTASANIQRLKLKHSKEYYVPSMSSRTVVYKGLLLADQVGTYYLDLQDKRCVSALGLVHQRFSTNTFPEWPLAHPYRYVAHNGEINTVKGNYNWMKAREGVMSSPVLGPDLQKLYPISFAGQSDTATFDNCLELLTMAGYPISQAVMMMIPEPWEQHATMDPRRRAFYEYHAAMLEPWDGPASIVFTDGRQIGATLDRNGLRPSRYCVTDDDLVIMASESGVLPVPEQKIVRKWRLQPGKMFLIDLEQGRMIDDEEVKATLANSKPYKQWIENLRIKLDSVEAEPVVAPLSQVPLLDRQQAFGYTQEDIKFLMSPMAQAGEEGIGSMGNDSPLAVLSSKNKPLYNYFKQLFAQVTNPPIDPIREAIVMSLVSFIGPKPNLLDINQVNPPMRLEVSQPILDFADMAKLRDIGTYTQGKFKSYVLDITYPLAWGYEGVEAKLASLCAEAVDAIKGGHNILIVSDRGVGPTQVAIPAVLALSAVHQYLVREGLRTTAGLVVETGSAREVHHFAVLAGYGAEAVHPYLAMETLAAMHADLPGDLSAEKAVYNYVKAIGKGLSKIMSKMGVSTYMSYCGAQLFEAIGLNSETVSKYFTGTASRVEGIGVFEIAEEAIRMHRVAFGDDPVLSNMLDAGGEYAWRTRGEEHMWTPDAIAKLQHSTRANNWNTYKEYAQLINDQNRRHLTLRGLFEFKIDPAKAIPVDEVEPASEIVKRFATGAMSLGSISTEAHSVLAVAMNRIGGKSNTGEGGEDPARYRNELKGIPIKQGDTLKSIVGAENVEVDLPLKDGDSLRSRIKQVASGRFGVTAEYLHSADQIQIKMAQGAKPGEGGQLPGGKVTEYIGKQRYAVPGVGLISPPPHHDIYSIEDLAQLIHDLKNTAPHASISVKLVSEIGVGTIAAGVAKCKSDHVVIAGHDGGTGASPWSSIKHAGSPWEIGLAETQQTLVLNRLRSRIRVQADGQMKTGRDVAIGALLGADEFGFATAPLVVEGCIMMRKCHLNTCPVGVATQDPVLRKKFSGKPEHVVNYFFFVAEEVRQIMAQLGIRKFDDMIGRADLLDMRRGIEHWKASGLDFSRLFALPNVPAEVPRYHVENQEHGLDKALDVKLIEKSRPAIERGEKVQFIEVARNVNRSVGAMLSGALTKVHPQGLPDDSIRIQLEGTGGQSFGAFLARGITLYLIGDANDYTGKGLSGGRVVVRPSLDFRGEAARNTIVGNTALYGATTGEAYLCGVAGERFAVRLSGATAVVEGTGDHGCEYMTGGTVAVLGKTGRNFAAGMSGGVAFVYDEDGQFASRCNMAMVSLEKVLTSAEQTASMHRKIWHGGETDEAQLKKLLEEHHRWTGSKRARELLDNWAVSRTKFVKVFPNEYKRALAELHDRKVEITSSGNNAHVGLEPHAIAASKTAPAAA, translated from the coding sequence ATGACGACGGCTGCCGAGATCGAACATCTCCAACAACACGGTCTGTATTCCGCTGCCGACGAACATGACGCCTGCGGCGTCGGCTTCGTGGCGCACATCAAGGGCGAGAAGAGCCACGCCATCGTGCTCCAGGGCCTGAAGATCCTCGAGAACCTCGACCATCGCGGCGCAGTGGGCGCTGACAAGCTGATGGGCGACGGCGCCGGCATCCTGATCCAGCTGCCCGACCGCCTCTACCGCGAGGAAATGGCCAAGCAGGGCGTCACGCTGCCGCCGCCCGGCGAATACGGCGTGGGCATGATCTTCCTGCCCAAGGAACACGCCTCGCGCCAGGCCTGCGAGCAGGAAATGGAGCGCGCGATCAAGGCCGAAGGCCAGGTGCTGCTGGGCTGGCGCGACGTGCCTGTCAACCGCGACATGCCGATGTCGCCGACCGTGCGCGAGAAGGAACCGCTGCTGCGCCAGGTCTTCATCGGCCGCGGCAACGACGTGATCGTGCAGGACGCGCTCGAACGCAAGCTCTACGTGATCCGCAAGACCGCGAGCGCCAACATCCAGCGCCTGAAGCTCAAGCACAGCAAGGAATACTACGTGCCGAGCATGTCGAGCCGCACGGTGGTCTACAAGGGCCTGCTGCTGGCCGACCAGGTCGGCACCTACTACCTCGACCTGCAGGACAAGCGCTGCGTCTCGGCGCTGGGCCTGGTGCACCAGCGTTTCTCGACCAACACCTTCCCCGAGTGGCCGCTGGCCCACCCGTACCGCTACGTCGCCCACAACGGCGAAATCAACACGGTCAAGGGCAACTACAACTGGATGAAGGCGCGCGAAGGCGTGATGTCCTCGCCGGTGCTCGGCCCCGACCTGCAGAAGCTCTATCCGATCAGCTTCGCCGGCCAGTCCGACACCGCCACCTTCGACAACTGCCTCGAGCTGCTGACGATGGCCGGCTACCCGATCAGCCAGGCCGTGATGATGATGATTCCCGAGCCCTGGGAACAGCACGCCACCATGGACCCGCGTCGCCGCGCGTTCTACGAATACCACGCCGCGATGCTCGAGCCCTGGGACGGCCCGGCCTCGATCGTGTTCACCGACGGCCGCCAGATCGGCGCCACGCTCGACCGCAACGGCCTGCGCCCCTCGCGCTACTGCGTGACCGACGACGACCTCGTCATCATGGCCTCCGAATCGGGCGTGCTGCCCGTGCCCGAGCAGAAGATCGTGCGCAAGTGGCGCCTGCAGCCCGGCAAGATGTTCCTGATCGACCTGGAGCAGGGCCGCATGATCGACGACGAGGAGGTCAAGGCCACCCTCGCCAACAGCAAGCCCTACAAGCAGTGGATCGAGAACCTGCGCATCAAGCTCGACAGCGTCGAGGCCGAGCCGGTGGTCGCGCCGCTGTCGCAGGTGCCGCTGCTCGATCGCCAGCAGGCCTTCGGCTACACGCAGGAGGACATCAAGTTCCTCATGAGCCCGATGGCGCAGGCCGGCGAGGAGGGCATCGGCTCCATGGGCAACGACAGCCCGCTCGCGGTGCTCTCGAGCAAGAACAAGCCGCTCTACAACTACTTCAAGCAGCTGTTCGCGCAGGTGACGAACCCGCCGATCGACCCGATCCGCGAGGCGATCGTGATGTCGCTCGTGTCCTTCATCGGCCCGAAGCCGAACCTGCTCGACATCAACCAGGTCAACCCGCCGATGCGGCTCGAGGTGAGCCAGCCGATCCTCGACTTCGCCGACATGGCGAAGCTGCGCGACATCGGCACCTACACCCAGGGCAAGTTCAAGAGCTACGTGCTCGACATCACCTATCCGCTCGCCTGGGGCTACGAAGGCGTCGAGGCCAAGCTCGCGTCGCTCTGCGCCGAGGCGGTGGACGCGATCAAGGGCGGCCACAACATCCTGATCGTGAGCGACCGCGGCGTCGGTCCCACGCAGGTGGCGATTCCCGCCGTGCTCGCGCTCTCGGCCGTGCACCAGTACCTGGTGCGCGAGGGTCTGCGCACCACGGCCGGCCTGGTGGTCGAGACCGGTTCGGCGCGCGAAGTGCACCACTTCGCGGTGCTCGCGGGCTACGGCGCCGAAGCCGTGCACCCCTACCTCGCGATGGAAACGCTGGCCGCGATGCACGCCGACCTGCCGGGCGACCTGAGCGCCGAGAAGGCGGTCTACAACTACGTCAAGGCGATCGGCAAGGGCCTGTCGAAGATCATGTCGAAGATGGGCGTCAGCACCTACATGAGCTACTGCGGCGCCCAGCTGTTCGAGGCCATCGGCCTGAACAGCGAGACCGTCTCCAAGTACTTCACCGGCACCGCGAGCCGCGTCGAGGGCATCGGCGTGTTCGAGATCGCCGAGGAAGCCATCCGCATGCACCGCGTCGCGTTCGGCGACGACCCCGTGCTCTCGAACATGCTCGACGCCGGCGGCGAATACGCCTGGCGCACGCGCGGCGAGGAGCACATGTGGACGCCCGACGCGATCGCCAAGCTGCAGCACAGCACGCGCGCCAACAACTGGAACACCTACAAGGAATACGCGCAGCTCATCAACGACCAGAACCGCCGCCACCTCACGCTGCGCGGCCTGTTCGAGTTCAAGATCGATCCGGCCAAGGCGATCCCCGTCGACGAGGTCGAACCGGCCTCCGAGATCGTCAAGCGCTTCGCCACCGGCGCGATGTCGCTCGGCTCGATCAGCACCGAGGCGCATTCGGTGCTCGCCGTCGCCATGAACCGCATCGGCGGCAAGAGCAACACCGGCGAGGGCGGCGAAGATCCCGCGCGCTACCGCAACGAGCTCAAGGGCATTCCGATCAAGCAGGGCGACACGCTCAAGAGCATCGTCGGCGCCGAGAACGTCGAGGTCGACCTGCCGCTCAAGGACGGCGACTCGCTGCGCTCGCGCATCAAGCAGGTGGCTTCGGGCCGCTTCGGCGTCACGGCCGAGTACCTGCATTCGGCCGACCAGATCCAGATCAAGATGGCGCAGGGCGCCAAGCCCGGCGAGGGCGGCCAGCTGCCCGGCGGCAAGGTCACCGAGTACATCGGCAAGCAGCGCTACGCGGTGCCGGGCGTGGGCCTCATCAGCCCGCCGCCGCACCACGACATCTACTCGATCGAGGACCTGGCGCAGCTCATCCACGACCTGAAGAACACCGCGCCGCACGCGAGCATCAGCGTGAAGCTGGTGAGCGAGATCGGCGTCGGCACCATCGCCGCGGGCGTGGCCAAGTGCAAGAGCGACCACGTGGTGATCGCCGGCCATGACGGCGGCACGGGCGCCTCGCCCTGGTCGTCGATCAAGCATGCGGGCAGCCCGTGGGAGATCGGCCTGGCCGAGACGCAGCAGACGCTGGTGCTCAACCGCCTGCGCAGCCGCATCCGCGTGCAGGCCGACGGCCAGATGAAGACCGGCCGCGACGTCGCGATCGGCGCGCTGCTGGGCGCCGACGAGTTCGGCTTCGCGACCGCGCCGCTGGTGGTCGAGGGCTGCATCATGATGCGCAAGTGCCACCTCAACACCTGCCCGGTGGGCGTGGCCACGCAGGACCCGGTGCTGCGCAAGAAGTTCTCGGGCAAGCCCGAGCACGTCGTCAACTACTTCTTCTTCGTCGCCGAGGAAGTGCGCCAGATCATGGCCCAGCTCGGCATCCGCAAGTTCGACGACATGATCGGCCGCGCCGACCTGCTCGACATGCGCCGCGGCATCGAACACTGGAAGGCCTCGGGCCTGGACTTCAGCCGCCTGTTCGCGCTGCCGAACGTGCCGGCCGAGGTGCCGCGCTACCACGTGGAGAACCAGGAGCACGGCCTCGACAAGGCGCTCGACGTCAAGCTGATCGAGAAGTCGCGTCCGGCCATCGAGCGCGGCGAGAAGGTGCAGTTCATCGAGGTGGCACGCAACGTCAACCGCTCCGTGGGCGCGATGCTCTCGGGCGCGCTGACCAAGGTGCATCCGCAGGGCCTGCCCGACGATTCGATCCGCATCCAGCTCGAAGGCACGGGCGGCCAGTCGTTCGGCGCCTTCCTGGCGCGCGGCATCACGCTGTACCTGATCGGCGACGCCAACGACTACACCGGCAAGGGCCTCTCGGGCGGCCGCGTGGTGGTGCGCCCGAGCCTGGACTTCCGCGGCGAGGCGGCGCGCAACACCATCGTCGGCAACACCGCGCTCTACGGCGCGACCACCGGCGAGGCCTACCTCTGCGGCGTGGCCGGCGAACGCTTCGCGGTGCGCCTCTCGGGCGCCACCGCGGTGGTCGAAGGCACGGGCGACCACGGCTGCGAGTACATGACCGGCGGCACCGTGGCCGTGCTCGGCAAGACCGGCCGCAACTTCGCGGCCGGCATGAGCGGCGGCGTGGCCTTCGTCTACGACGAGGACGGCCAGTTCGCCTCGCGCTGCAACATGGCCATGGTCTCGCTCGAGAAGGTGCTGACCTCGGCCGAGCAGACCGCGAGCATGCACCGCAAGATCTGGCACGGCGGCGAGACCGACGAGGCCCAGCTCAAGAAGCTGCTCGAGGAGCACCACCGCTGGACCGGCAGCAAGCGCGCGCGCGAGCTGCTCGACAACTGGGCCGTCTCGCGCACCAAGTTCGTGAAGGTGTTCCCGAACGAGTACAAGCGCGCGCTCGCGGAGCTGCACGACCGCAAGGTCGAGATCACGAGCAGCGGCAACAACGCGCACGTCGGCCTCGAGCCGCACGCGATCGCTGCCTCCAAGACCGCGCCGGCCGCTGCCTGA